A genomic segment from Tessaracoccus defluvii encodes:
- the dacB gene encoding D-alanyl-D-alanine carboxypeptidase/D-alanyl-D-alanine endopeptidase codes for MLSRRRTVEWIVTGLLGGLLLAGGFTAAVFQQPLLAAAGLTRDGAPDTLDPELLAAATTPPPTAPAVDGTGLVGAAEPAVPGAPVTRAQLEARLDALDTSLLVPAEGGATTIAYEVVDVTTGEIVASRGAATPLIPASNTKTLTALAVMNAFEGTETFATTVVEPSPGTIVLVGGGDPLLLSVPAAAGAYPQPASTQELARAVAEKLRAAGTTTVTLGYNADHFAEPGWNDTWPATYRDQVTQLSALWVDEGKLPAGGRSRTPALDAARTFAEQLTAEGIAVAGAPAPAAAEGTELARVESLPVHVLVEQAMNRSNNSFTEILGLQLARQVGQPSTFAGAVAAIEGQLTGLGVWDEGTVLHDSSGLSRSNRITTHMLARAILLLDSEPRLSVILDGLPTAGVAGTLSERFFDDTSAPARGVARAKTGTLSLVSTLAGTTVTADGRLMAFAFMINGAPNGWAAKLWADQATGVVAGCGC; via the coding sequence GTGCTCAGTCGCCGTCGTACGGTCGAGTGGATCGTCACCGGCCTACTCGGTGGCCTCCTCCTTGCCGGCGGCTTCACCGCCGCCGTCTTCCAGCAGCCGTTGCTGGCCGCCGCCGGCCTGACCCGCGACGGGGCCCCCGACACCCTCGATCCGGAGCTGCTCGCGGCGGCGACGACCCCGCCTCCGACGGCGCCCGCGGTCGACGGCACGGGCCTCGTCGGCGCCGCCGAGCCGGCCGTCCCGGGGGCGCCGGTGACGCGGGCGCAGTTGGAGGCGAGACTGGACGCGCTCGACACCAGCCTGCTCGTCCCCGCGGAGGGTGGCGCCACCACGATCGCCTACGAGGTCGTCGACGTCACCACCGGCGAGATCGTCGCGTCCCGCGGGGCGGCCACGCCACTGATCCCCGCGTCGAACACCAAGACACTGACCGCGTTGGCCGTCATGAACGCCTTCGAGGGCACGGAGACGTTCGCCACGACCGTCGTCGAGCCGTCCCCTGGCACCATCGTCCTGGTCGGCGGCGGCGACCCGCTGCTGCTGAGCGTCCCCGCCGCGGCCGGGGCCTACCCGCAGCCGGCGTCGACGCAGGAACTTGCGCGCGCCGTCGCCGAGAAGCTCCGGGCCGCGGGGACCACGACGGTGACGCTCGGCTACAACGCCGACCACTTCGCCGAGCCCGGCTGGAACGACACCTGGCCCGCCACCTACCGCGACCAGGTCACGCAGCTGTCGGCCCTCTGGGTCGACGAGGGGAAGCTGCCGGCCGGCGGACGGAGCCGCACCCCCGCGCTCGACGCCGCCAGGACCTTCGCGGAGCAGCTCACGGCAGAGGGGATCGCCGTCGCCGGGGCGCCCGCGCCCGCCGCTGCGGAGGGGACGGAGCTGGCACGGGTCGAGTCGCTGCCGGTCCACGTGCTGGTCGAACAGGCCATGAACCGCTCCAACAACTCCTTCACCGAGATCCTCGGCCTGCAGCTGGCGCGCCAGGTCGGCCAGCCGTCCACCTTCGCCGGCGCCGTCGCAGCCATCGAGGGGCAGCTCACCGGTCTCGGCGTCTGGGACGAGGGCACGGTGCTGCACGACTCGTCCGGCCTGTCCCGCTCGAACCGGATCACGACCCACATGCTCGCCCGCGCCATCCTGCTGCTCGACAGCGAGCCGCGCCTGTCGGTGATCCTCGACGGGCTCCCGACCGCCGGCGTCGCGGGCACCCTCTCCGAGAGATTCTTCGACGACACCTCGGCACCCGCCCGGGGGGTCGCGCGGGCCAAGACCGGCACCCTCTCCCTCGTCTCGACCCTCGCGGGCACCACCGTCACCGCAGACGGGCGGTTGATGGCGTTCGCGTTCATGATCAACGGGGCCCCGAACGGCTGGGCAGCCAAGCTGTGGGCGGACCAGGCCACCGGCGTCGTCGCGGGGTGTGGCTGCTGA
- a CDS encoding zinc-dependent metalloprotease: protein MDRAPDIDWRLAARVSSLRADDLPRLDRHDLTRLVADLRVRARGAGEIAAEHMGVDSVGAGRIRVVDWVGWGRAAGEMLESTVAELGLPRRPDGALTRLRATGNGVVAGLAVRFAGRRLLGQYDAYSGSDTLYLVAPSIVSHEQRFGFVPADFRLWVALHEQTHALQFRLAPWLRDHIRAAAVTVMAAESSPLSGITDWARGGDLSTVLLGGANAETLGGLSATMSFLEGHADYVADTAGRRHIRTVARLRRHFTRGEATGLARLVQALDKSAQYREGLAFCRAVAGRARPAALQAAFVEPANLPTAAEIADPAAWITRVHG from the coding sequence ATGGACCGCGCGCCTGACATCGACTGGCGGCTCGCCGCCCGTGTCAGTTCCCTGCGCGCCGACGACCTGCCCCGTCTCGACCGGCACGACCTGACCCGGCTGGTGGCCGACCTGCGCGTCAGGGCGAGGGGCGCCGGCGAGATCGCCGCAGAACACATGGGCGTCGACAGCGTCGGCGCCGGCCGGATCCGTGTCGTCGACTGGGTGGGCTGGGGAAGGGCCGCGGGGGAGATGCTCGAGTCGACCGTCGCGGAGCTCGGCCTGCCGCGCCGACCCGACGGCGCCCTGACCCGGCTGCGCGCCACAGGCAACGGCGTCGTGGCCGGTCTGGCGGTCCGCTTCGCGGGCAGGCGACTCCTCGGCCAGTACGACGCCTACTCGGGCAGCGACACCCTCTACCTGGTCGCGCCCAGCATCGTCTCCCACGAGCAGCGATTCGGATTCGTGCCCGCCGATTTCCGGCTCTGGGTGGCTCTGCACGAGCAGACCCACGCCCTGCAGTTCCGCCTCGCCCCCTGGCTGCGCGACCACATCCGCGCGGCCGCCGTGACGGTGATGGCCGCCGAATCGTCTCCGCTGAGCGGCATCACCGACTGGGCGCGCGGTGGTGACCTGAGCACCGTGCTGCTCGGTGGCGCCAACGCCGAGACCCTCGGCGGGCTGAGCGCCACCATGTCGTTCCTCGAAGGCCACGCCGACTACGTGGCCGACACGGCCGGACGGCGACACATCCGCACGGTCGCCCGGCTCCGCCGCCACTTCACCCGCGGGGAGGCCACCGGCCTGGCGCGCCTCGTCCAGGCCCTGGACAAGTCGGCGCAGTACCGCGAGGGGCTGGCCTTCTGCCGGGCAGTCGCCGGGCGTGCGCGCCCGGCGGCGTTGCAGGCCGCGTTCGTCGAGCCGGCCAACCTGCCCACCGCGGCCGAGATCGCGGACCCGGCCGCCTGGATCACGCGGGTCCATGGCTAG
- a CDS encoding ammonium transporter: MEILEIDTGDTAWVLASAALVLLMTPGLAFFYGGMVRAKSVLNMVMMSVTTMGIVGVLWVVVGYSMAFGESIGGVVGNPLQFAFLKGMMDPELATFTVPALVFAGFQAAFAIIAVALISGAVADRMKFSAWMVFSAVWALLVYFPAAHWVFSFDGGTAEKGGFIANTVQALDFAGGTAIHINAGAAALALCIVIGPRLGFGKVPMRPHNLTLVMLGAALLWFGWFGFNAGSALGANATAGVAWINTLAGAAAAMLGWLVVERLRDGHATSLGAASGIVAGLVGITPAAASVSPLGALIVGVAAGVLCAFAIGLKTRLGYDDSLDVVGVHLVGGLVGTLLIGLVADPASPAGVAGLFYGGGIDQLWRQAVGAFAVLAYSFVVTFVIAKVLDKTLGLRVADAVETQGIDTAEHAETGYDLSAVGYTTYGVRQTLIVPAREDVDA, translated from the coding sequence ATGGAAATCCTTGAAATCGATACGGGCGACACCGCCTGGGTTCTGGCCAGCGCCGCCCTGGTCCTCCTCATGACCCCCGGTCTCGCGTTCTTCTACGGTGGCATGGTCCGCGCCAAGAGCGTCCTCAACATGGTGATGATGTCGGTCACCACGATGGGCATCGTCGGCGTCCTATGGGTCGTCGTCGGCTACTCCATGGCCTTCGGCGAGTCGATCGGCGGAGTCGTCGGCAACCCGCTCCAGTTCGCCTTCCTGAAGGGGATGATGGACCCGGAGCTGGCGACCTTCACGGTTCCCGCCCTCGTCTTCGCCGGCTTCCAGGCGGCCTTCGCCATCATCGCCGTCGCGCTCATCTCGGGCGCCGTGGCCGACCGGATGAAGTTCTCCGCCTGGATGGTCTTCTCCGCAGTCTGGGCGCTGCTCGTCTACTTCCCGGCCGCGCACTGGGTGTTCTCCTTCGACGGCGGCACCGCCGAGAAGGGCGGCTTCATCGCCAACACCGTCCAGGCCCTCGATTTCGCAGGCGGCACCGCCATCCACATCAACGCGGGCGCCGCGGCGCTCGCCCTGTGCATCGTGATCGGCCCACGGCTGGGCTTCGGCAAGGTCCCGATGCGACCCCACAACCTGACCCTCGTCATGCTCGGCGCGGCCCTCCTGTGGTTCGGCTGGTTCGGCTTCAACGCGGGCTCTGCGCTCGGCGCCAACGCCACCGCCGGTGTCGCCTGGATCAACACGCTGGCCGGCGCGGCCGCCGCCATGCTCGGCTGGCTGGTCGTGGAGCGCCTCCGTGACGGGCACGCCACCAGCCTCGGCGCCGCATCCGGCATCGTCGCAGGCCTCGTCGGCATCACCCCGGCCGCCGCCTCCGTCAGCCCCCTCGGCGCGCTGATCGTCGGCGTCGCCGCCGGCGTGCTCTGCGCCTTCGCCATCGGCCTGAAGACCCGGCTCGGCTACGACGACTCGCTCGACGTCGTCGGCGTCCACCTCGTCGGCGGACTGGTCGGCACCCTCCTGATCGGCCTCGTCGCAGATCCTGCCTCGCCGGCCGGCGTCGCGGGCCTCTTCTACGGCGGCGGCATCGATCAGCTGTGGCGCCAGGCCGTCGGCGCCTTCGCCGTGCTGGCCTACTCCTTCGTGGTCACCTTCGTGATCGCCAAGGTCCTCGACAAGACGCTGGGCCTGCGGGTCGCCGACGCCGTCGAGACGCAGGGCATCGACACCGCCGAGCACGCAGAGACCGGCTACGACCTGAGCGCGGTCGGCTACACCACCTACGGCGTCCGCCAGACGCTGATCGTTCCCGCCCGAGAGGATGTCGACGCATGA
- a CDS encoding fluoride efflux transporter FluC, translated as MILVWVSLAGGLGALARALVDRLVVVRWPAWWATLGINLAGSFAVGVAAGVLPAAAFAVVGTGFCGGFTTFSTASWQVARELGRRRHRFAVAYLAATIGGCLAAAWLGVLVSS; from the coding sequence ATGATCCTTGTCTGGGTGAGCCTCGCGGGTGGTCTCGGCGCCCTGGCCCGGGCGCTGGTCGACCGGCTGGTGGTGGTGCGGTGGCCGGCCTGGTGGGCGACGCTGGGCATCAACCTGGCCGGTTCGTTCGCCGTCGGGGTGGCCGCGGGGGTGCTGCCGGCCGCGGCGTTCGCCGTCGTCGGGACGGGTTTCTGCGGCGGCTTCACGACCTTCTCGACGGCGAGCTGGCAGGTGGCCCGCGAGCTGGGCCGGAGGCGCCACCGGTTCGCCGTCGCCTACCTGGCCGCGACGATCGGCGGGTGCCTCGCCGCAGCCTGGCTGGGCGTGCTGGTCAGCTCGTGA
- a CDS encoding recombinase family protein, which yields MSELKIGYARVSTNEQDLTAQRTGLEALGVPTDRIYVDHGLTGTTRVARPGLREALAACRSGDTLVVTKLDRLARSVPDARDIVAELTARGVRLQLGGSVHDPTDPVGRLLFNVLAMVAEFEADLIRARTREGMAVAKAKGRLRGKKPKLTPRQEAHLVSLARAGEHTTLELAELFNVGRSTVYRAIQRAGGLNPTAVTDG from the coding sequence ATGAGTGAGCTCAAGATCGGCTACGCCCGCGTCTCCACCAACGAACAAGACCTCACGGCCCAGCGCACCGGCCTGGAAGCCCTCGGCGTGCCGACCGATCGCATCTACGTAGACCACGGCCTGACCGGCACCACGCGCGTCGCCCGTCCCGGTCTGCGCGAGGCCCTGGCCGCATGCCGGTCTGGCGACACCCTCGTCGTGACAAAGCTCGATCGGCTCGCCCGCTCGGTCCCTGACGCGCGCGACATCGTCGCCGAACTGACCGCCAGAGGCGTCCGCCTACAACTTGGCGGCTCCGTCCACGACCCCACCGATCCAGTCGGCCGGCTGTTGTTCAACGTCCTGGCGATGGTGGCCGAGTTCGAGGCCGACCTGATCCGTGCCCGCACCCGCGAGGGCATGGCCGTCGCAAAGGCCAAGGGCCGGCTGCGAGGCAAGAAGCCCAAGCTCACGCCCCGTCAAGAAGCACACTTGGTCTCCTTGGCGCGTGCCGGCGAGCACACCACGCTCGAACTGGCCGAGCTGTTCAACGTCGGCCGCTCCACCGTCTACAGGGCTATCCAGCGTGCGGGCGGCCTTAATCCGACTGCGGTCACCGACGGCTGA
- a CDS encoding SixA phosphatase family protein, giving the protein MRRLVLMRHAKTEPYNVHGDHARRLAPRGVSDSQAAGVALRGLGLGLALVSTATRTRETFTALGLGIPAEYLDDLYSGGTSTLLRRIGEVSDDVTGLLVVGHAPTIPSLVADLTFASDPDGADDAAAWYPTSAYASFTFDGTWRALADGDVERIVGAGVIRPR; this is encoded by the coding sequence ATGCGACGACTCGTGCTCATGCGCCACGCCAAGACCGAGCCCTACAACGTGCACGGAGACCACGCACGCCGGCTCGCTCCCCGCGGGGTGAGCGACTCGCAGGCCGCCGGGGTGGCGCTGCGGGGCCTGGGCCTCGGGCTGGCGCTGGTGTCGACGGCGACGCGAACGCGCGAGACGTTCACCGCGCTCGGCCTCGGGATCCCGGCCGAGTATCTGGACGACCTGTACAGCGGCGGCACCTCCACGCTGCTGCGGCGGATCGGCGAGGTGTCCGACGACGTCACGGGCCTGCTCGTCGTCGGCCATGCCCCCACCATCCCCTCGCTCGTGGCCGACCTGACCTTCGCGTCCGATCCCGACGGCGCCGACGACGCCGCCGCCTGGTATCCGACATCTGCGTACGCCTCCTTCACGTTCGACGGGACGTGGCGCGCCCTCGCGGACGGCGACGTCGAGCGCATCGTGGGGGCGGGCGTCATCCGCCCTCGGTAA
- a CDS encoding serine/threonine protein phosphatase translates to MASSRRLRHALVSESLAARDDEELAALFRAAPTSGVGVGGGTSVLDVDGISVFAKRVPITDRELAHPHSTENLFGLPTSCQYGMHRLAGPGFGAWRELAANLNVSEGVLAGESESFALLHHWRVLPGRPPVASEHQDIEAVVSQFGGDPAVRTRFEELADASSSLVLFLEHLPDRLVDWLNDPLGSAETLERQLFDAVAFLGRREVLHMDAHFGNMRADDDQIYLVDLGLATSPRFDLSDAERAFVANNVDHDADYLAMRLVNWLVTTVCDLPVSTSDDLAARNAFVRRCANGDIPQNMPAVVAGILARHTPSAAEMNDFCWRLVDGDIDAQYSGLRSRPASGR, encoded by the coding sequence ATGGCCAGTTCTCGACGTTTACGCCACGCCCTCGTGTCAGAGTCCCTTGCCGCCCGCGACGACGAGGAGCTGGCTGCGCTCTTCCGAGCTGCGCCGACCAGCGGTGTGGGCGTGGGGGGTGGTACCTCGGTGCTCGACGTCGACGGCATCTCGGTGTTCGCCAAACGCGTTCCGATCACCGACCGCGAGCTGGCGCATCCACACAGCACTGAGAACCTGTTTGGGCTGCCGACCTCCTGCCAGTACGGCATGCACCGTCTTGCAGGTCCAGGTTTCGGCGCGTGGCGCGAGCTGGCTGCGAACCTCAATGTCAGCGAAGGAGTCCTCGCCGGTGAGTCCGAGTCCTTCGCCTTGCTACACCACTGGCGGGTGCTCCCAGGCCGCCCACCCGTCGCCTCCGAGCACCAGGACATCGAGGCGGTCGTTTCCCAGTTCGGAGGCGACCCGGCGGTCCGGACTCGTTTCGAGGAGCTGGCTGATGCGAGTTCCAGCCTGGTGCTGTTTCTCGAGCATTTGCCCGACCGCCTGGTCGACTGGCTGAACGACCCGTTGGGGAGTGCCGAGACACTCGAGCGGCAGCTCTTCGATGCTGTTGCGTTCCTGGGGCGCCGCGAGGTGCTGCACATGGACGCACACTTCGGCAACATGCGAGCCGACGACGACCAGATCTACCTCGTCGACCTCGGGCTGGCCACATCGCCTCGGTTCGACCTCTCCGACGCCGAGCGAGCCTTCGTCGCGAACAACGTCGACCACGACGCCGACTACCTGGCGATGAGACTGGTGAACTGGCTGGTCACCACGGTGTGTGACCTGCCGGTGTCGACCAGTGATGATCTTGCCGCGCGGAACGCCTTCGTGCGCCGGTGCGCGAACGGTGACATCCCGCAGAACATGCCTGCTGTAGTGGCGGGCATCCTCGCCCGGCACACTCCCTCTGCGGCCGAGATGAACGACTTCTGCTGGCGTCTCGTCGACGGTGACATCGACGCGCAATACTCCGGATTGCGGTCGAGGCCCGCATCTGGCCGATAA
- a CDS encoding AEC family transporter has product MVEIAVKALSLVAVVGLALVLKRVGWASIRDFPLVSRLVLSVTLPCALLTSFNEYTLDTALLSLVLIGLVATSAQQVIGYLLARRRGRREQAFAVLNSGSFNIGAFGMPYLSGFMGPQAILYAALFDIGNAVGGAGIGYGWGMALSREPGRRRWRETLRTLLGSPVLITYLALLAMQLLRLRLPDPVIAFTGLVGAANPFLAMLMIGLGLEIRLDRSKYAAAARHLAVRYAFCAVAAWACWTLLPFGTEVRLVLVMVLFAPIASMIAGFTGRAGLDVELSSFMTSVSLIVGIVAMPTLYVLLTS; this is encoded by the coding sequence ATGGTGGAGATCGCGGTCAAGGCGCTTTCGCTCGTCGCCGTCGTCGGGCTCGCCCTCGTCCTGAAGCGGGTCGGCTGGGCGAGCATCCGCGACTTCCCGCTCGTGTCGCGCCTCGTGCTCTCGGTCACACTGCCGTGCGCGCTGCTCACGAGCTTCAACGAATACACCCTTGACACCGCACTGTTGTCGCTCGTCCTGATCGGGCTGGTCGCCACCAGCGCCCAGCAGGTGATCGGCTACCTCCTCGCCCGCCGCCGGGGGCGCCGCGAACAGGCGTTCGCCGTGCTCAACTCGGGCTCCTTCAACATCGGCGCGTTCGGCATGCCCTACCTGTCCGGGTTCATGGGCCCGCAGGCCATCCTCTATGCCGCACTGTTCGACATCGGCAACGCTGTGGGCGGGGCCGGCATCGGCTACGGCTGGGGCATGGCCCTGAGCCGAGAGCCGGGGCGGCGCCGCTGGCGGGAGACGCTACGGACCCTGCTCGGCTCGCCCGTCCTCATCACCTACCTCGCGCTGCTCGCGATGCAGCTGCTGCGGCTGCGCCTGCCCGACCCGGTGATCGCGTTCACCGGACTCGTCGGTGCGGCCAATCCCTTCCTGGCGATGCTCATGATCGGCCTAGGGCTGGAGATCAGGCTGGACCGGTCCAAGTACGCTGCGGCGGCCAGGCACCTCGCCGTCCGCTACGCGTTCTGCGCCGTCGCCGCCTGGGCGTGTTGGACGTTGCTCCCCTTCGGGACAGAGGTCCGCCTGGTGCTGGTCATGGTCCTCTTCGCTCCGATCGCGTCGATGATCGCCGGCTTCACCGGCAGGGCAGGCCTCGATGTCGAGCTTTCTTCGTTCATGACGTCCGTGAGCCTGATTGTCGGGATCGTCGCCATGCCGACGCTCTACGTCCTACTCACGAGCTGA
- a CDS encoding TRM11 family SAM-dependent methyltransferase, producing the protein MPRYLMLRTPSANRVYAGESGPLTAAELELTAPFARDIEGANLAGVDYLSFASDELLPGHLATVAAQSACFALFEEVGDLLRPVALPDPFVLDDDLVTIPKYQGKTNEQFTQLLVGVTLAAVTREPSGPRQILDPLAGRGTTLSTALMLGHDAYGVEGDAKAFEQQASFYKTYLRRKRIRHTADVTNVRREGKTIGKRLDATVTLEDTTLHVTSFTGDTRTSADLFGRKKFDAIVTDAPYGVAHGATTDVRGTSGRRDRSPAGLLGEAIPVWASQLMHGGAIGIAWNTFGLTREDLAAKLTDAGLVVQTGGAWESFAHRVDSSIRRDLIVAVNP; encoded by the coding sequence ATGCCTCGCTACCTGATGCTCCGCACGCCCTCGGCCAACCGCGTCTACGCCGGCGAGTCGGGCCCGCTCACAGCCGCGGAACTGGAGCTGACGGCGCCGTTCGCACGCGACATCGAGGGTGCGAACCTGGCCGGCGTCGACTACCTGTCCTTCGCATCCGATGAGCTGCTGCCGGGGCACCTGGCCACCGTCGCCGCCCAGTCGGCCTGCTTCGCGCTGTTCGAGGAGGTCGGCGACCTCCTGCGCCCCGTCGCGCTGCCCGACCCGTTCGTGCTCGACGACGACCTCGTCACGATCCCGAAGTACCAGGGCAAGACGAACGAGCAGTTCACGCAGCTCCTCGTCGGGGTGACCCTCGCAGCGGTCACCCGCGAGCCCAGCGGCCCACGGCAGATCCTCGACCCGCTGGCGGGCCGCGGCACCACGCTGTCGACCGCGCTGATGCTGGGCCACGACGCCTACGGTGTCGAGGGCGACGCCAAGGCCTTCGAACAGCAGGCCTCGTTCTACAAGACCTACCTCCGCCGCAAGCGGATCCGCCACACCGCCGACGTCACCAACGTGCGCCGCGAGGGCAAGACCATCGGCAAGCGGCTCGACGCCACCGTCACCCTCGAGGACACGACACTGCACGTCACGTCGTTCACAGGTGACACCCGCACCTCCGCGGACCTGTTCGGCCGCAAGAAGTTCGACGCCATCGTCACCGACGCGCCGTACGGCGTCGCGCACGGGGCGACCACGGACGTCCGGGGCACGTCCGGCCGCCGCGACCGCTCCCCCGCCGGCCTGCTGGGCGAGGCGATCCCGGTGTGGGCGTCGCAGCTCATGCACGGCGGCGCCATCGGCATCGCCTGGAACACGTTCGGTCTGACCCGCGAGGACCTCGCCGCGAAGCTGACCGATGCCGGCCTGGTGGTGCAGACGGGTGGCGCGTGGGAGAGCTTCGCCCACCGCGTCGACTCCTCCATCCGCCGTGACCTGATCGTCGCCGTCAACCCCTGA
- the tilS gene encoding tRNA lysidine(34) synthetase TilS, translating to MARRELGPAALRVASAVAAALPAGDLVVGCSGGADSTALALGAGWAARRTGASVRVTVVDHGLQPGSAVVAAQVADRLTAAGLRVEVRRVEVTDRGEGIEAAARDARLAALAEPGLPVLLGHTLDDQAESVLLGLLRGSGTRSLAGMASVRGPFHRPLLGVRRADTEAACRDWGIEWWADPMNQDPAFARVRTRAWLADASAAFGRDLAPALARTAALARADADLLDDLAADVAAGEEADAAAVGALPDALRGRVLLAWLRRHGVAADAGHVAAVDTLLGRWRGQGPIAVPGGTVRRHDGLLLFEGSGAPGAGEGPAR from the coding sequence ATGGCTAGGCGCGAGCTCGGCCCGGCCGCCCTGCGCGTCGCCTCCGCCGTCGCAGCCGCCCTGCCGGCCGGCGACCTGGTCGTCGGCTGCTCCGGTGGGGCCGACTCGACGGCGCTGGCGCTGGGGGCGGGCTGGGCGGCGCGCCGCACAGGCGCCTCGGTGCGCGTGACGGTCGTCGACCACGGCCTCCAACCCGGCTCTGCGGTCGTCGCGGCGCAGGTCGCGGACCGGCTCACCGCCGCCGGACTCCGCGTCGAGGTCCGCCGGGTCGAGGTGACCGACCGGGGTGAGGGAATCGAGGCCGCCGCCCGCGACGCGCGGCTGGCCGCGCTGGCCGAGCCGGGCCTGCCCGTGCTGCTGGGGCACACGCTCGACGACCAGGCCGAATCGGTCCTGCTCGGGCTGCTCCGCGGATCCGGAACCAGGAGCCTCGCAGGCATGGCCTCCGTCCGCGGCCCCTTCCACCGTCCCCTCCTGGGGGTGCGGAGGGCCGACACCGAGGCCGCCTGCCGCGACTGGGGCATCGAGTGGTGGGCCGACCCGATGAACCAGGACCCGGCCTTCGCCCGTGTCAGGACCCGCGCGTGGCTCGCCGACGCTTCCGCCGCGTTCGGCCGCGATCTGGCCCCCGCGCTGGCCCGCACTGCCGCCCTGGCGCGGGCGGACGCGGACCTGCTCGACGACCTCGCCGCCGACGTGGCGGCGGGGGAGGAGGCGGACGCGGCCGCGGTCGGTGCGCTGCCCGATGCGCTGCGCGGTCGGGTGCTGCTCGCCTGGCTGAGGCGTCACGGCGTGGCCGCCGACGCCGGTCACGTGGCCGCCGTCGACACGCTCCTGGGCCGCTGGCGGGGGCAGGGGCCGATCGCGGTCCCCGGCGGGACGGTCCGCCGCCATGACGGCCTGCTGCTGTTCGAGGGGTCCGGGGCTCCGGGTGCGGGCGAGGGGCCCGCACGCTAG
- a CDS encoding inorganic diphosphatase yields the protein MDPGRRILFDVTVEIPKGTKNKYEMDHNTGRLRLDRVLFTSTQYPYDYGFVEGTLGQDGDPLDAMVIGADPTFPGCLIECYAVAMFRMTDEMGGDDKVLCVATADTRRKHITDLSSVPEHMLLEIEHFFSVYKDLEPGKSVEGATWTGRSEAEAEVAASFERAKGTPYEHHHVNLA from the coding sequence ATCGACCCCGGTCGCCGAATCCTCTTCGACGTGACGGTGGAGATCCCGAAGGGGACGAAGAACAAGTACGAGATGGACCACAACACGGGCCGGCTCCGGCTGGACCGCGTGCTCTTCACCTCCACCCAGTACCCCTACGACTACGGCTTCGTGGAGGGCACCCTCGGTCAGGACGGTGACCCGCTCGACGCGATGGTCATCGGCGCAGACCCCACATTCCCCGGCTGCCTCATCGAGTGCTACGCCGTCGCGATGTTCCGGATGACCGACGAGATGGGCGGCGACGACAAGGTCCTCTGCGTGGCGACCGCTGACACGCGGCGCAAGCACATCACCGACCTGAGCTCGGTTCCGGAGCACATGCTGCTCGAGATCGAGCACTTCTTCTCGGTCTACAAGGACCTCGAGCCGGGCAAGTCCGTCGAGGGCGCCACCTGGACCGGCCGCTCCGAGGCCGAGGCCGAGGTCGCCGCCTCGTTCGAGCGGGCCAAGGGCACGCCGTACGAGCATCACCACGTGAACCTGGCCTGA
- a CDS encoding fluoride efflux transporter FluC — translation MEQWWKRAGVIFAGGAVGTACRALLLHALDQQTVALAVVNLTGCLLIGVVSGWWGARTSLLRLFLAVGGVGAFTSWSSLALQGIQDPVATVVVVVEALAGVGAAGLGHLLGARTQRRRRPA, via the coding sequence ATGGAGCAGTGGTGGAAGCGGGCCGGCGTGATCTTCGCCGGCGGGGCGGTGGGAACGGCGTGCCGCGCCCTCCTCCTCCACGCCCTGGACCAGCAGACCGTGGCGCTGGCAGTGGTGAACCTGACCGGCTGCCTGCTCATCGGCGTCGTCAGCGGCTGGTGGGGCGCCAGAACCTCGCTGCTGCGGCTGTTCCTCGCCGTCGGCGGGGTGGGGGCCTTCACGTCGTGGTCGTCCCTCGCGCTCCAGGGGATCCAGGATCCGGTGGCCACTGTCGTCGTCGTGGTGGAGGCTCTGGCCGGCGTCGGGGCCGCGGGCCTCGGACACCTGCTCGGGGCGCGCACGCAACGGCGGAGGCGGCCCGCATGA